The Theileria orientalis strain Shintoku DNA, chromosome 2, complete genome genome has a window encoding:
- a CDS encoding choline/ethanolamine kinase translates to MGQLRKLGTYINLTLDSGSEYLTFNKGRLINYYKWICRELQLNVAELLGENNLGPRVICRCSDYTIQEFVEGTTLKNSSFQNLSVITSLAST, encoded by the exons ATGGGTCAACTGAGAAAACTCggtacatatattaatttaacattagATTCCGGTTCAGAATActtaacatttaataaaGGTAGACTTATAAACTACTACAAATGGATTTGTAG GGAACTTCAACTTAATGTAGCTGAACTACTGGGTGAGAATAACCTAGGACCACGTGTGATTTGTAGATGTTCAGACTATACGATTCAGGAATTTGTGGAAGGAACCACTTTGAAGAACAGCTCATTTCAGAATTTATCGGTTATCACAAGTCTTGCCTCTACTTAg
- a CDS encoding choline/ethanolamine kinase has protein sequence MFDVNEVDNCSSSNRVPVKYTKYSHNHIENKLYCLSDHDSKLIKDICIKNIPFWNNLDYNDIEIQLKSNSVSNIVFFVNLICENNEIYPNRTVILKKRTSYSNVIYDRELQLNVAELLGENNLGPRVICRCSDYTIQEFVEGTTLKNSSFQNLSVITSLASTLAKFHRKGTEISLPEWDRTPFVLRHINKWTEPVERIIKKHNLDFDFNELQSSFELYKTLLNNHIKTSNSVANSVLFCHNDLFYKNILQFQQGTFLIDFDYSGYNYVGWDIATFFCKICILYNLNEYPIFFYDKTLETSDEFKSIFVSIYLSELLNKNVLPSENAVKEFLDSLETHSLGVYLFWMYWGLIMFDKPNSESSMYFDAYQFSKCQYNLLKSQLNKLSH, from the exons ATGTTTGATGTAAATGAAGTTGATAATTGTTCATCTTCAAACAGAGTCCCAGTTAAATACACTAAATACTCACATAACCATATTGAAAACAAACTATATTGTTTGAGCGACCATgatagtaaattaataaaggatatttgtattaaaaacattcCATTTTGGAACAATTTAGATTATAATGATATCGAGATACAATTGAAATCTAATTCAGTTTCAAATATAGTTTTCTTTGTGAATTTGATTTGCGAGAACAATGAAATATATCCGAATCGTACTGTTATATTGAAGAAGCGTACCTCTTATAGCAATGTTATTTATGACAGGGAACTTCAACTTAATGTAGCTGAACTACTGGGTGAGAATAACCTAGGACCACGTGTGATTTGTAGATGTTCAGACTATACGATTCAGGAATTTGTGGAAGGAACCACTTTGAAGAACAGCTCATTTCAAAATTTATCGGTTATCACAAGTCTTGCCTCGACTTTGGCCAAATTTCACAGGAAGGGTACTGAGATATCACTTCCTGAGTGGGATAGAACACCCTTTGTTCTTAGACATATTAACAAGTGGACTGAACCGGTAGAACGTATAATTAAGAAACACAACTTGGATTTCGATTTTAACGAGTTACAATCTTCGTTTGAACTGTACAAAACTTTACTAAACAATCACATCAAAACGTCAAACTCAGTAGCCAACTCTGTTCTGTTTTGTcataatgatttattttataaaaacattttacaGTTTCAACAAGGAACATTTTTGATAGATTTTGACTACTCGGGTTATAATTATGTTGGATGGGATATTGCTAcatttttttgtaaaatatgcattttatacaatttaaACGAATATCCAATTTTCTTTTACGACAAGACATTGGAGACATCGGACgaatttaaatccatttttgtttcaatttatttatctgaacttttaaataagaatgTGTTACCATCAGAGAATGCAGTAAAGGAATTCCTAGATAGTTTAGAAACACACTCTCTGGGAGTTTATCTTTTTTGGATGTATTGGGGACTTATTAT gTTTGATAAACCAAATTCGGAATCGTCAATGTATTTCGATGCTTATCAATTTTCCAAATGTCAATACAACCTTCTTAAGTCccaattaaacaaattaagtcattaa
- a CDS encoding choline/ethanolamine kinase codes for MFDVNEVDNCSSSNRVPVKYTKYSHNHIENKLYCLNDHDSKLIKDICIKNIPFWNNLDYKGIKIEIAPNSVSNLVFFVNLICENNEIYPNRTVILKKRTSYSNVIYDRELQLNVAELLGENNLGPRVICRCSDYTIQEFVEGTTLKNSSFQNLSVITSLASTLAKFHRKGTEISLPEWDRTPFVLRHINKWTEPVERIIKKHNLDFDFNELQSSFELYKTLLNNHIKTSNSVANSVLFCHNDLYSENIINFQQGIFLIDFDFSGFNYVGWDISTFFCKMGFLYDVTTFPYFVYDKTLEPSDEFKSIFVSIYLSELLNKNVLPSENVVKEFLDSLDVHRLGVQLYWTYWGIIMSDRPSNELAIKSNFSSQSKVHLEVFNAYYNKIQRKQTKL; via the exons ATGTTTGATGTAAATGAAGTTGATAATTGTTCATCTTCAAACAGAGTCCCAGTTAAATACACTAAATACTCACATAACCATATTGAAAACAAACTATATTGTTTGAACGACCATgatagtaaattaataaaggatatttgtattaaaaacattcCATTTTGGAACAATTTAGATTATAAAGGCATCAAAATAGAGATTGCACCTAATTCAGTTTCAAATTTAGTTTTCTTCGTGAATTTAATTTGCGAGAACAATGAAATATATCCGAATCGTACTGTTATATTGAAGAAGCGTACCTCTTATAGCAATGTTATTTATGACAGGGAACTTCAACTTAATGTAGCTGAACTACTGGGTGAGAATAACCTAGGACCACGTGTGATTTGTAGATGTTCAGACTATACGATTCAGGAATTTGTGGAAGGAACCACTTTGAAGAACAGCTCATTTCAGAATTTATCGGTTATCACAAGTCTTGCCTCGACTTTGGCCAAATTTCACAGGAAGGGTACTGAGATATCACTTCCTGAGTGGGATAGAACACCCTTTGTTCTTAGACATATTAACAAGTGGACTGAACCGGTAGAACGTATAATTAAGAAACACAACTTGGATTTCGATTTTAACGAGTTACAATCTTCGTTTGAACTGTACAAAACTTTACTAAACAATCACATCAAAACGTCAAACTCAGTAGCCAACTCTGTTCTGTTTTGTCATAATGACCTATATTctgaaaatattattaattttcaacAAGGAATATTTTTGATAGACTTTGATTTTTCAGGGTTCAATTACGTTGGATGGGATATTTCTAcatttttttgtaaaatggGTTTCCTATATGACGTAACCACATTTCcttattttgtttatgaCAAGACATTGGAGCCATCGGACgaatttaaatccatttttgtttcaatttatttatctgaacttttaaataagaatgTGTTACCATCAGAGAATGTAGTAAAGGAATTCTTAGATAGTTTGGATGTACACAGATTAGGTGTTCAATTATACTGGACTTATTGGGGAATAATAAT gAGTGATAGGCCATCGAATGAATTGGCGATAAAATCCAATTTTTCCTCACAGTCCAAAGTTCACTTAGAAGTGTTTAATGCTTACTACAATAAGATACAAAGAAAACAAACCAAACTTTAA
- a CDS encoding choline/ethanolamine kinase, whose translation MGTLPDYVFGKKDSDEVKEVCMKHVPFWDRLTHDDMVAEFISSAVTNRVFTVTLNPELKKKYMLNKVIIKKTTSFNSLMGDIDKQYEIVKFMSDNQCGPKLIGRFGVYTLQVWVEGTMMSNDSFQNLSVLAGLATSLSKLHKKCTEISPDHWDRTPFYVPLMSKWEQHLERVIAKLNLDFDHNDLKRDYKVVVDILEDHVKSSNSMANTIMFCHNDLFSLNILDTQHGVYLIDFDFSGFNYVGWEIANLFREITIVYDTGMPPYFMSDKNLELSYEFQSFFLSVYLSQLLDKNVLPSDKMVKEFIDSLEIHYLMVDVFWVFWGIIMKDRSREELNKPVQFEAYAALHNNLLKAQLKKLRDQKVVKY comes from the exons ATGGGGACCCTACCTGACTACGTTTTCGGGAAGAAGGACAGCGACGAAGTGAAGGAAGTTTGCATGAAGCACGTTCCATTCTGGGATAGACTCACACACGATGATATGGTGGCGGAGTTTATCTCATCAGCAGTAACAAACAGAGTCTTTACGGTCACGTTGAACCCGGAACTTAAGAAGAAATACATGCTTAACAAAGTCATTATTAAGAAGACGACATCGTTTAACTCGCTGATGGGAGATATTGATAAGCAGTACGAGATAGTTAAGTTCATGAGCGATAACCAGTGCGGACCGAAGCTGATAGGACGTTTCGGAGTATACACACTACAAGTGTGGGTCGAGGGCACCATGATGTCGAACGACTCGTTCCAAAACCTGTCGGTGCTGGCAGGACTGGCGACATCCCTTAGCAAACTCCACAAGAAGTGCACAGAAATCTCGCCTGATCACTGGGACAGAACACCATTCTACGTACCGTTGATGTCGAAGTGGGAGCAGCACCTGGAGAGAGTGATAGCAAAACTCAACTTAGACTTCGACCACAATGACCTGAAGCGAGACTACAAGGTAGTCGTGGACATTCTCGAGGACCACGTCAAGAGCTCGAACTCGATGGCAAACACAATTATGTTTTGCCACAACGACCTGTTCTCGCTGAACATACTGGACACACAGCACGGAGTGTACCTGATCGACTTCGACTTCTCAGGCTTCAACTACGTAGGATGGGAAATTGCGAACTTGTTTAGAGAAATAACGATCGTATACGACACGGGAATGCCGCCCTACTTCATGAGCGATAAAAACCTTGAACTCTCATACGAGTTTCAATCGTTCTTCCTCTCAGTGTACCTCTCGCAACTGCtagataaaaatgtgttgcCGTCGGACAAGATGGTAAAGGAATTCATAGACAGTTTGGAAATACACTACTTGATGGTGGACGTGTTCTGGGTCTTCTGGGGAATCATCAT GAAGGACAGATCGCGCGAAGAGTTGAACAAGCCGGTTCAGTTCGAAGCGTATGCCGCATTACATAACAATTTGCTGAAAGCGCAGCTAAAAAAGCTGAGAGACCAGAAAGTTGTTAAGTATTGA
- a CDS encoding choline/ethanolamine kinase produces MNSERETQTAAVNDDSRLIMDICIKNVPFWNTLSYNDMELENSHMAFNNDVFILKLKCKNKNDFPFNTLIVKRRTQFSDLMFDSEFQHHIAVLLGENNLGPRVICRCSDYTIQEYVEGTTLKNSSFQNLSVITSLASTLAKFHRKGTEISLPEWDRTPFVLRHINKWTEPVERIIKKHNLDFDFNELQSSFELYKTLLNNHIKTSNSVANSVLFCHNDLFYKNILQFQQGTFLIDFDYSGYNYVGWDIANFIYRSCFVFNLPEYPYFSYDKTLEPSDEFKSIFVSIYLSELLNKNVLPSENAVKEFLDSVQVHFLGVNIFWMYWSIVL; encoded by the coding sequence ATGAACTCAGAAAGGGAAACGCAAACAGCCGCCGTAAATGACGATAGTAGGTTAATAATggatatttgtattaaaaatgtcCCGTTTTGGAACACCTTAAGTTATAATGACATGGAGTTAGAAAACAGCCATATGGCTTTTAATAATGAcgttttcattttaaaattaaagtgtaaaaataaaaatgactTTCCTTTTAACACCCTAATAGTGAAAAGGAGAACTCAATTCAGTGATTTGATGTTTGATTCTGAGTTTCAACATCACATAGCTGTACTCCTGGGTGAGAATAACCTAGGACCACGTGTGATTTGTAGATGTTCAGACTATACGATTCAGGAATATGTGGAAGGAACCACTTTGAAGAACAGCTCATTTCAGAATTTATCGGTTATCACAAGTCTTGCCTCGACTTTGGCCAAATTTCACAGGAAGGGTACTGAGATATCACTTCCTGAGTGGGATAGAACACCCTTTGTTCTTAGACATATTAACAAGTGGACTGAACCGGTAGAACGTATAATTAAGAAACACAACTTGGATTTCGATTTTAACGAGTTACAATCTTCGTTTGAACTGTACAAAACTTTACTAAACAATCACATCAAAACGTCAAACTCAGTAGCCAACTCTGTTCTGTTTTGTcataatgatttattttataaaaacattttacaGTTTCAACAAGGAACATTTTTGATAGATTTTGACTACTCGGGTTATAATTATGTTGGATGGGATATTgccaattttatatatagaAGTTGTTTTGTATTCAATTTGCCTGAGTATCCTTACTTTTCTTACGACAAGACATTGGAGCCATCGGACgaatttaaatccatttttgtttctatttatttatctgaacttttaaataagaatgTGTTACCATCAGAGAATGCAGTAAAGGAATTCCTGGATAGTGTGCAAGTACATTTTCTCGGAGTTAATATATTCTGGATGTATTGGAGTATTGTCTTGTAA
- a CDS encoding cleavage stimulation factor subunit 1 produces the protein MVEPQRLFFYEAVLQQLLDDGLNEAVEAIKSKYHIKPNSLLRKDHLYDIFNNYGYLSSRLALDSSVNGINEVLKSGTDKVAELLSYTNFPVEVEPDLEELSYRVTSDIQTPKPSRCVAQSRDGLLVAVGGVSGSLAVVPFLNVLNKREKRIPNRLSTNQLSGHEEQVDALDFHPRRHILASAGIGNSIIFHDINAANGFIYATTEMKKINDMFAVRCIKFHPCGDFLFAGTSNSVARLYDVVTSKCYTSAKTTHQHKGGGINGCDFNLLGTMLFTAGSDGSLLIWDAKNLECVHVMDSVHNDLPAISVKCHRNNNYMLSSGLNGITKLYDLRMLKEITSYGCERNNSIRTFSTFLNNYDYFATFSVLTESNLSYSEGRVYSINNSSMELDISSSFGRTTIWDATPSNDELAIISASEESK, from the exons ATGGTAGAACCTCAGCGCCTTTTCTTCTACGAGGCAGTTTTGCAACAGCTACTAGATGATGG GTTAAATGAAGCCGTTGAAgcaataaaaagtaaatatcATATAAAGCCTAATTCGCTGCTGAGGAAGGATCACTTAtatgatatttttaacaactATGGATATTTGTCATCAAGATTGGCACTGGATTCCAGTGTGAATGGCATAAATGAAGTTTTAAAGAG CGGAACGGATAAGGTTGCAGAGCTCCTATCCTACACAAATTTCCCAGTGGAAGTAGAGCCGGATTTGGAAGAGCTATCATACAGAGTGACTTCTGACATTCAAACCCCTAAG CCGTCGCGATGTGTCGCACAGTCGAGAGACGGGTTGCTGGTGGCAGTCGGAGGCGTTTCGGGTTCATTGGCAGTTGTGCCATTTTTAAACGTATTAAATAAGAGGGAGAAGAG AATACCCAATAGACTGTCGACTAACCAGTTGAGCGGCCACGAGGAGCAGGTGGATGCACTTGACTTTCACCCGAGGAG GCATATTTTGGCATCGGCTGGAATAGGGAATTCGATAATTTTCCATGATATAAACGCTGCAAACGGGTTCATATACGCAACAACAGAAATGA agaaaataaatgacATGTTCGCGGTGAGGTGCATCAAGTTCCACCCCTGCGGAGATTTCCTGTTTGCCGGAACGTCGAACTCAGTGGCGAGGCTGTACGACGTGGTCACTTCAAAGTGTTACACTTCAGCAAAGACGACACACCAGCACAAG GGAGGTGGAATCAACGGATGCGACTTTAACCTACTCGGAACTATGTTGTTCACAGCGGGAAGTGACGGATCACTCCTG ATCTGGGATGCCAAAAACCTGGAGTGCGTGCACGTTATGGATAGCGTGCACAATGATCTGCCAGCAATATCAGTCAAGTGCCACAGGAACAATAACTACATGCTGTCAAGCGGATTGAATGGGATAACGAAGTTGTATGACCTGAGAatgctgaaggag ATTACAAGTTATGGGTGTGAAAGGAATAACTCAATCAGGACGTTCTCAACGTTCCTTAACAACTACGACTATTTTGCAACATTTTCAGTGCTGACAGAAA gTAATTTGAGTTATTCTGAGGGCCGAGTGTACTCGATTAACAATTCGTCAATGGAGTTGGATATATCGAGCTCATTTGGAAG AACAACCATCTGGGATGCAACGCCTTCAAATGATGAGTTGGCTATCATCTCCGCGTCAGAGGAATCGAAGTAG
- a CDS encoding transducin-like G-protein beta: MDSDANYLVSFFKETSRYFSYGGDNLVVLPNLNSFISQYDDCLYAVPLQKLNDSNTLVESLLRDEFLDDIDSIEQNRREILCILDSNEENLYNGTKHSNRCVVALGGISRYIVNPASYQLIVVFSNNVMCVYSLLSDKKDWLYLSVISSTKVFKHMLDYKNGKFKSSFRINSSPITLLKPFKKEKIFLCNREGDVYMYDYVKRVRLAHFKDHTAFVKSLHFIVTKENEIGLITLDNDNIIDLWSIGGASSGVNHKAGKGKEEDILVLGGKEKAVRPFKRLIKHENIVSVIVVTSKLVDHVERRKKGSWVLLIIEESGKMYYEDPTDQSTLMKNEVMYGFGTVKSVEYTKDMIVLLGLNGTILIYDHMDATDEIKLEVAQSAKELDDGEDYYYEYSKSWYNRHRKRKSGRKLMIVLTGDEVIRVLLLNQLNEFIPLGLKNTSQTHKEVVTTIYHDHRNDLLLSGSKDKLVILWDMKKLVQLKLINTIYIVTSLLLVTTKLSSTNIVDIVCSNNNIINLYSTKLSYDGSYSKSAHELGDMNKEADKSTHTSVVHKTNINYLGISHNQKYISSCSNDKVIVVHNANNLIVKGRCIGHKKSVLYVKFMKMTKTLVSSSMDQTIKIWNLSDFTNMKTLQGHTNSIMKILVLDNHVQLISCGLDGFVKLWNVPNSECVQTLNSHDNQAVWDVEMDNNQLYSASNNIIVVSEDASGEMMKRQALEEKNEEIVTSQINSLLLKNNYKESLLLSIKLNNIKLTNSIILKLTNKLLFEPEFQIKGDGDDERVVGKDVSDSGEEDVYDYVINRIKEEKEEEERKQLLRNLFNFIKTWITNRKNYYTANMLLNKMLRSLKLEELFKVEGLLETAEFLLHSLSNHQTRLSSLQEKSYLLDIITQHNPVSVNTNIVNDVLYKKHKRMRSISTLSQSRDNNSTTRNVRNERNRSHVISHCSRLRTHEWVCNNISTQRNTRNYRISKNWNKTRSAGVKRSNQLIRDTMGKLTLF; encoded by the exons ATGGATAGCGATGCCAATTATTTAGTTTCTTTCTTTAAAGAAACAAGCCGCTATTTTAGTTACGGAGGAGACAATTTAGTCGTCCTTCCAAACTTAAATAGCTTTATATCACAATATGACGACTGTTTGTATGCAGTTCCTcttcaaaaattaaatgattcGAACACATTAGTGGAATCTTTGCTACGAG ATGAATTTCTGGATGATATCGATTCAATTGAGCAGAATAGAAGGGAGattttgtgtatattggACTCTAACGAAGAAAATTTATACAATGGAACGAAGCATAGTAATCGATGTGTCGTAGCTCTCGGAGGAATTTCACGATATATAGTGAACCCAGCATCATATCAACTAATAGTAGTCTTCTCAAACAATGTGATGTGTGTTTATTCATTGCTGTCAGATAAAAAGGACTGGCTATACCTGTCAGTGATATCATCGACAAAGGTATTTAAACATa TGCTGGATTACAAAAACGGGAAATTTAAAAGCTCATTTAGGATAAACAGCTCACCAATCACACTATTAAA GCCATttaagaaggagaagatatTCCTGTGTAACAGAGAAGgagatgtgtatatgtacgACTACGTTAAGAGAGTTAGGCTGGCACACTTCAAGGACCATACAGCATTCGTAAAGAGTTTACACTTCATAGTAACgaaagaaaatgaaataggACTGATCACATTGGATAATGACAACATCATTGATCTGTGGTCGATTGGTGGAGCATCCAGTGGAGTAAATCACAAGGCCGGTAAAGGCAAGGAAGAAGACATATTGGTACTGGGAGGCAAAGAGAAAGCGGTTAGACCATTTAAGAGACTAATAAAGCACGAAAACATAGTATCAGTGATAGTGGTAACGAGTAAATTAGTCGACCACGTGGAAAGGAGAAAGAAGGGCTCCTGGGTGTTACTGATCATAGAGGAGTCAGGGAAGATGTACTACGAGGACCCAACAGACCAATCGACACTAATG aaaaatgAAGTTATGTATGGATTTGGCACGGTAAAATCAGTAGAGTATACCAAGGATATGATAGTGTTGCTTGGTTTAAATGGGACAATACTGATATACGATCACA TGGATGCGACagatgaaataaaattggAAGTGGCACAATCAGCTAAAGAGTTGGATGATGGAGAAGATTACTACTACGAGTATAGTAAATCATGGTACAATCGTCATCGCAAAAGGAAGAGTGGAAGAAAACTAATGATTGTATTGACAGGAGATGAAGTGATAAGAGTACTACTGCTGAATCAATTGAACGAGTTCATACCACTGGGACTGAAAAACACGAGTCAAACACACAAGGAAGTGGTGACAACAATATATCACGATCACAGAA ATGACTTATTGCTGAGTGGTTCAAAAGATAAACTGGTGATATTATGGGACATGAAAAAATTGGTTCAATTGAAGTTGATTAACACAATATACATAGTAACGTCACTGTTACTAGTAACAACCAA GCTGAGTAGTACCAATATAGTGGACATCGTGTGcagtaacaacaacataatCAATTTGTATTCGACGAAGTTAAGCTATGATGGGTCGTATAGTAAAAGTGCGCACGAGTTAGGGGATATGAACAAGGAGGCGGATAAATCAACGCACACATCAGTTGTACACAAAACAAACATAAACTACTTGGGGATATCGCATAACCAAAAG TACATAAGCAGTTGCAGTAATGACAAAGTGATAGTTGTGCACAACGCAAACAACTTGATAGTAAAGGGAAGATGCATTGGCCACAAGAAGTCAGTACTGTATGTGAAGTTCATGAAGATGACGAAAACACTAGTAAGCTCATCAATGGATCAGAcgattaaaatatggaatctgTCAGATTTCACAAACATGAAGACGCTGCAG GGTCATACTAACTCGATCATGAAGATATTAGTATTGGATAACCACGTACAGCTGATAAGTTGTGGATTGGATGGATTTGTAAAACTGTGGAATGTGCCAAATTCGGAGTGTGTACAGACGTTAAACAGCCACGACAATCAAGCG GTATGGGATGTTGAGATGGATAACAATCAGTTATACAGTGCGTCGAATAACATAATAGTAGTAAGTGAAGATGCAAGTGGAGAGATGATGAAAAGGCAAGCACTGGAAGAAAAGAATGAGGAGATAGTCACATCGCAAATCAATTCACTGCTATTGAAGAACAACTACAAGGAGTCGCTATTGTTGTCGATAAAGTTGAATAACATTAAGTTGACAAACAGCATAATATTGAAACTGACCAACAAGTTGCTGTTTGAACCAGAATTTCAGATAAAAGGAGATGGTGACGACGAAAGAGTAGTAGGGAAAGACGTTAGTGATTCcggagaagaagatgtgTATGACTATGTAATAAACAGAATTaaagaggagaaggaagaagaggagagGAAACAACTACTGAGGAATCTGTTCAACTTTATTAAAACGTGGATCACGAATAGAAAAAATTACTACACAGCAAACATGttgttgaataaaatgttgAGGAGTCTGAAGTTGGAGGAGCTGTTTAAGGTGGAAGGGCTGCTGGAAACAGCGGAGTTCCTGCTGCACAGCCTGTCGAACCACCAGACGAGGCTGAGCAGCCTGCAGGAAAAGTCGTACCTGCTGGACATCATCACGCAGCACAACCCAGTGAGCGTAAACACAAACATCGTCAACGACGTACTGTACAA AAAACACAAACGTATGAGGAGCATTAGTACTCTGAGTCAGAGTCGTGACAACAACAGTACTACAAGAAATGTGAGAAACGAGAGGAATCGGAGTCACGTAATCAGCCACTGCAGCCGGTTACGGACACATGAATGGGTATGTAACAATATATCGACACAACGGAATACCAGAAATTACAGAATTAGTAAAAACTGGAACAAAACAAGGTCAGCCGGCGTAAAGAGGAGCAATCAACTGATTAGAGATACGATGGGTAAATTGACTTTGTTTTGa
- a CDS encoding miTOT_ic checkpoint protein, whose product MDSIETFDTQPRDVITNVTFGNKTNLLAVSAWDQTIKFYDPTQDRKKQFLHNLELESPVMDFVFFEDDRKMALAHLNKEVAVLDVETKSAFTVGRHNEPVRCVRYHEPTNTIITGGWDKRVKVFDMRSSNLKPVADVEIYGKAYCMDLSKDHLVVGDSMKRVYVYDLSNGFSGFANPETKDGVLKFQVRCVKCFPEGTGYVLSSIEGRVAWEYFPKYVSSESQHYAFKCHRAKNGETDVAYPVNCIEFHPNFGTFVTGGADGLICGWDGLARKRLWKSSKFKGTVASVSFNHLGNKLAIGISDVFQLNPYQAQSPSLHVKNLKEEFKPRSKGT is encoded by the exons ATGGATTCCATTGAAACCTTTGACACGCAGCCCAGGGATGTGATAACCAACGTGACCTTCGGCaacaaaacaaatttactgGCCGTTTCGGCCTGGGACCAG ACAATCAAGTTCTACGATCCCACTCAGGACAGGAAGAAGCAGTTTCTGCACAACCTGGAGCTGGAATCTCCGGTGATGGACTTCGTGTTCTTCGAGGACGACAGGAAGATGGCACTCGCCCACCTGAACAAGGAGGTTGCAGTTTTGGACGTTGAAACGAAGAGTGCGTTCACCGTCGGAAGGCACAACGAGCCTGTGCGGTGTGTGAGATACCATGAGCCCACAA ATACCATTATCACGGGAGGGTGGGACAAGAGAGTCAAGGTGTTCGATATGCGAAGCTCAAACTTGAAGCCAGTGGCGGATGTTGAAATATACGGAAAGGCATACTGTATGGATTTGTCAAAAGATCACCTGGTGGTCGGAGATTCAATGAAGAGA GTTTACGTATATGATTTGTCCAATGGGTTTAGCGGCTTCGCCAATCCAGAAACAAAGGA CGGAGTCCTCAAGTTCCAGGTGCGATGCGTGAAGTGCTTTCCCGAGGGAACTGGCTACGTTCTGAGCTCCATAGAGGGACGCGTTGCTTGGGAGTACTTCCCCAAGTACGTATCGTCTGAATCGCAGCATTACGCCTTTAAGTGCCACCGTGCCAAGAATGGCGAGACTGACGTGGCCTATCCAGTCAACTGCATTGAGTTCCATCCAAACTTTGGCACGTTTGTCACGGGAGGTGCCGATGGTCTCATCTGCGGCTGGGACGGCCTCGCCCGCAAACGTTTGTGGAAGAGCAGTAAGTTCAAGGGCACCGTTGCCTCAGTGAGCTTCAACCACCTGGGAAACAAACTGGCCATTGGGATTTCAGATGTTTTTCAACTTAATCCTTACCAGGCCCAGTCACCCAGTCTCCACGTAAAAAACCTCAAAGAGGAGTTTAAGCCTCGCTCTAAGGGCACCTAG